In one window of Camarhynchus parvulus chromosome 18, STF_HiC, whole genome shotgun sequence DNA:
- the OTOP3 gene encoding proton channel OTOP3 encodes MSDKKVSCRHCKSRSASVPADSTTIHYEKFWLYRHCSSVQQRHQQAQKAGQLFSGLLALNVVFLGSAFISSMIFNRVAITLADVWILLSILRVVSLFWIIYYLMGTIRQPHAVLYRDSHAGPIWVRGSVLLFGSCSILLNVFQIGYSTVLVHCKSKLEILFPIIGIVFISTQAYFLWHHSKDCIQVQHNFTRCGLMVTTATNLLVWLLAVTNDTLHIEIESQLREVEQRFAGNKTALCICPNTTICKIFQKGYILLYPFNTEYSLVCCSMLYVMWKNVGRRISHHHNLKTRPKFKLQGVVFGPVLGTSAVIIGACVFMMYQIQATSLDPSRQVLVIYYSYYIVLLPLMSVGAVVGTIIHALEKKELDTVQNPTRSLDVVLLMGAALGQICMSYFSIVALMGSNPRDLLNSLALAYSVLMILQNITQNVFIIDGLHRRHIVAAAEAKHAGRSEQYTVAAELPGEEESTLSSIQEHSQTPPAKEEDAKEDQNCEAHSQRRVSVLELGQEIRKASLSYIHTYSHLSWKRKVLREISFFLVLSNIILWIMPTFGSHPLFENGMERSFYGYSTWFVIVNFGLPLAVFYRMHSVGGLLEVYVTA; translated from the exons ATGTCTGACAAGAAAGTCTCCTGCCGCCACTGCAAGAGCAGATCAGCATCAGTCCCAGCAGACAGCACCACGATCCACTATGAGAAGTTCTGGCTGTACCGTCACTGCTCTTCAGTGCAGCAGAGGCACCAGCAAGCCCAGAAGGCTGGGCAGCTCTTCTCAGGGCTGCTGGCCTTGAATGTGGTGTTTCTGGGCAGCGCCTTCATCAGCAGCATGATCTTCAACAGGGTGGCCATCACTCTGGCAGATGTCTGGATCCTGCTCTCCATCCTCAGGGTCGTGTCTCTGTTCTGGATTATTTACTACCTGATGGGCACCATCCGGCAGCCACACGCCGTGCTCTACAGGGACTCCCACGCCGGACCCATCTGGGTTAGGG ggtcagtgctgctgtttggcaGTTGCAGCATCCTCCTGAACGTGTTTCAGATTGGTTACAGCACAGTCCTTGTCCACTGCAAATCCAAGTTGGAAATTTTGTTCCCCATCATTGGAATCGTTTTTATTAGCACCCAG GCTTACTTTCTATGGCATCACTCTAAGGACTGTATTCAAGTCCAGCACAACTTCACCAG GTGTGGGCTGATGGTCACCACAGCCACCAACCTTCTTGTCTGGCTCCTGGCCGTGACCAACGACACCCTGCACATAGAGATCGAGTCTCAGCTGCGCGAGGTGGAGCAGCGATTTGCAG GCAATAAGACTGCCTTGTGCATATGCCCAAACACGACCATCTGCAAAATCTTCCAGAAGGGCTACATCCTGCTCTACCCCTTCAACACCGAGTACAGCCTGGTCTGCTGCTCCATGCTCTACGTCATGTGGAAGAACGTGGGGAGACGCATCAGCCACCACCACAACCTGAAAACCAGGCCCAAATTCAAGCTCCAGGGGGTGGTCTTTGGGCCAGTGCTGGGCACCAGTGCTGTAATCATCGGGGCTTGTGTCTTCATGATGTACCAGATCCAGGCCACCAGCTTGGACCCCAGCCGCCAGGTCCTTGTAATCTATTATTCCTACTACATTGTGCTCCTGCCCTTGATGAGTGTGGGTGCTGTGGTTGGGACAATCATCCACgccttggaaaaaaaggagctggACACGGTGCAGAACCCAACCCGCAGCCTGGACGTGGTCCTGCTGATGGGGGCAGCCCTCGGACAAATTTGCATGTCCTACTTCTCCATTGTGGCCCTGATGGGCAGCAACCCCAGAGACCTGCTGAACAGCCTCGCCCTGGCCTACTCTGTCCTCATGATCCTTCAGAACATCACCCAAAACGTTTTTATCATCGATGGGCTCCACCGGCGGCACATTGTAGCAGCAGCCGAGGCCAAACATGCCGGACGCTCCGAGCAGTACAcggtggctgcagagctgcctggggaagaggagagcaCGCTGAGCAGCATACAGGAGCACAGCCAGACACCTCCTGCCAAGGAGGAAGACGCTAAAGAAGATCAGAATTGTGAAGCCCACAGCCAGAGACGAGTGAGcgtgctggagctgggacaggagatCCGGAAAGCTTCCCTGTCCTACATCCATACCTACTCTcacctgagctggaagagaaaagtATTGAGGGAGATCTCGTTCTTCTTAGTTCTGAGCAACATCATA CTGTGGATTATGCCCACATTTGGGTCTCACCCCCTCTTCGAGAATGGAATGGAAAGGTCATTTTACGGCTACTCCACCTGGTTTGTGATCGTGAACTTCGGACTCCCCTTGGCTGTGTTTTACCGCATGCACTCCGTCGGGGGGCTCCTGGAGGTCTACGTGACAGCCTGA
- the HID1 gene encoding protein HID1 — MGSADSKLNFRKAVIQLTTKTQPVEATDNAFWDQFWADTATSVQDVFALVPAAEIRAVREESPSNLATLCYKAVEKLVQGAESGCHTEKERQIVLNCCRLLTRILPYIFEDPDWRGFFWSTVPGAGRGGGDEDDENARPLAESLLLAVTDLLFCPDFTVQSHRRSTVDTAEDIHSIDSCEYIWEAGVGFAHSPQPNYIHDLNRTELLKLLLTCFSEAMYLPPSSDSSNTNPWVQFFCSTENRHALPLFTSLLNVVCAYDPVGYGIPYNHLLFSDYREPLVEEAAQVLIVTLDYDSSTSSSPTVDGTTTGTAMDDVDPPGPDNLFVNYLSRIHREEDFQFILKGVARLLSNPLVQTYLPNSAKKIQFHQELLVLFWKLCDFNKKFLFFVLKSSDVLDILVPILYFLNDARADQSRVGLMHIGVFILLLLSGERNFGVRLNKPYSVRVPMDIPVFTGTHADLLIIVFHKIITSGHQRLQPLFDCLLTIVVNVSPYLKSLSMVAANKLLHLLEAFSTTWFLFSAVQNHHLVFFLLEVFNNIIQYQFDGNSNLVYAVIRKRNVFHQLANLPTDSQSIQKGLQRKKKTPEPISRTNSQDGISMEGSRPAAPAEPGTLKTSLVATPGIDKLTEKSQVSEDGTMRSLEPEASQLSPEGNPPAALSDGESWSGEASHSRRDRRRLSSASSSGQWTPTPDWVMSWKSKLPLQTIMRLLQVLVPQVEKICIDKGLTDESEILKFLQHGTLVGLLPVPHPILIRKYQANSGTAMWFRTYMWGVIYLRNVDPPIWYDTDVKLFEIQRV, encoded by the exons CCTGTGGAGGCCACGGATAATGCCTTTTGGGACCAGTTCTGGGCAGACACAGCCACTTCAGTGCAGGATGTCTTTGCTCTTGTACCAGCTGCAGAGATCCGAGCAGTGAGAGAAGAATCGCCTTCAAATTTGGCAACTTTGTGTTACAAG gCTGTGGAGAAACtggtgcagggagcagagagtgGCTGCCACACGGAGAAGGAAAGACAAATTGTCTTGAACTGCTGTCGACTCCTCACCCGTATCCTGCCTTACATCTTTGAGGACCCAGACTGGAGAGGTTTCTTCTGGTCAactgtccctggggctggccgAGGAGGG ggagatgaagatgatgaaaatGCCCGGCCACTGGCCGAGTCCTTGCTCCTCGCTGTCACAGATCTGCTCTTTTGTCCTGACTTCACTGTGCAGAGCCACCGGAGGAGCACGGTG gacacagcagaagATATCCACTCCATTGACAGCTGTGAGTACATCTGGGAGGCGGGAGTGGGCTTTGCTCATTCTCCACAGCCCAACTACATCCATGACTTGAATAG gacagagctgctgaagctgctgctgacctGTTTCTCTGAGGCCATGTACCTGCCTCCCTCCTCAGACAGCAGCAACACCAACCCCTGGGTACAGTTTTTCTGCTCTACAGAGAACAG acATGCACTCCCACTCTTCACCTCGCTTCTGAACGTTGTCTGCGCCTACGACCCCGTGGGTTATGGGATTCCTTACAATCACCTGCTTTTCTCTGACTACCGTGAGCCGCTGGTGGAGGAGGCGGCCCAGGTGCTGATTGTCACCTTGGACTATGACAGCTCCACCAGTTCAAGTCCCACTGTGGATGGCACAACCACTGGCACAGCCATGGATGATGTGGAT CCTCCTGGACCAGACAATCTGTTTGTGAATTACCTCTCAAGGATACACCGGGAGGAG GATTTCCAGTTCATCCTGAAAGGAGTGGCTCGCTTGTTATCAAACCCGCTGGTCCAGACCTACCTGCCAAACTCTGCCAAGAAGATACAATTCCATCAGGAACTCCTTGTCCTCTTCTGGAAACTTTGTGACTTCAACAAG aaattccttttctttgtgctgAAGAGCAGCGATGTTCTGGACATTCTTGTCCCAATCTTGTATTTTCTCAATGATGCCAGAGCAGACCAGT caCGAGTGGGCTTGATGCACATTGGGGTCTTTattctcctgctcctcagtgGGGAGCGTAACTTTGGGGTGCGACTGAACAAGCCGTATTCTGTACGAGTGCCTATGGACATCCCTGTCTTCACAGGGACACATGCTGACCTGCTCATCATA GTCTTTCACAAGATCATCACCAGCGGGCACCAGCGGCTGCAGCCCCTCTTTGACTGCCTGCTCACCATCGTTGTGAACG TGTCTCCATACCTGAAGTCTCTCTCCATGGTGGCTGCTAACAAGTTACTGCATCTCTTGGAGGCTTTTTCCACCACCTGGTTCCTATTCTCTGCTGTCCAGAACCAccatcttgttttcttcttgctggAAGTTTTCAACAACATCATTCAGTACCAGTTTGATG GGAACTCCAATTTGGTCTATGCTGTTATCCGCAAGCGGAATGTCTTTCACCAGCTGGCCAACCTTCCCACAGACTCGCAGTCCATCCAGAAGGGGCTGCAGCGCAAGAAGAAAACCCCTGAGCCCATTTCTCGCACCAACTCTCAGGATGGGATCTCCATGGAAGGGTCAcgtcctgctgcccctgctgagcCAGGGACGCTGAAGACCAGTCTGGTGGCTACTCCAG GGATTGACAAGCTCACGGAGAAGTCCCAGGTGTCAGAGGATGGGACCATGCGTTCGCTGGAGCCTGAGgcttcccagctctccccagaggGAAACCCACCTGCGGCCCTGAGTGATGGGGAGTCCTGGAGTGGG GAGGCATCACATTCCCGGCGGGATCGAAGGCGTCTCTCTAGTGCGTCCTCCAGTGGACAGTGGACTCCAACTCCTGACTGG GTGATGTCTTGGAAGTCAAAGCTCCCCCTGCAGACAATCATGCGGCTCTTACAGGTGCTGGTCCCTCAGGTGGAGAAGATCTGCATTGACAA GGGTCTCACGGATGAGTCGGAGATCCTCAAGTTCCTGCAGCACGGCACCTtggtggggctgctgccagtgcctcacccCATCCTCATCCGCAAGTACCAGGCAAACTCGGGCACTGCCATGTGGTTCCGCACCTACATGTGGGGAGTTATTTATTTGAG GAATGTGGATCCCCCCATCTGGTATGACACAGATGTTAAGCTGTTTGAAATTCAACGGGTCTGA